One Gloeobacter morelensis MG652769 DNA window includes the following coding sequences:
- a CDS encoding efflux RND transporter periplasmic adaptor subunit, translated as MKHTGLQFATGVLLIATLGGCGGGGESQAQQGPPPQGVPVQVATVSTATVVDSTNYVATLISRRSVSMQPRVAGQVANIYVRAGAAVAAGTPLVQIDAREQQANVSSFEAAQRAARAELDSAEQTLRSNQADRQSRLSNLRFQKRQFDSYTQLGTEGAVSQITVDQYRDSYETAKANVDAIDSQIKAQQAQVARARSGLKQAEASLRQQQVQAQFYAIQAPFAGAVGDIPVKVGDYVGTDTRLLTVTENRPLEVNVAIPQERAVQLRKGMSIELLDNQGKVVGNGRIFFIAPNIDTGNQAVLVKALYDNPQGQLRADQTVQSRVIWNKQPGVLVPATAISRVAGQNFVFVAQAPEAGKLVARQRPVVLGDIQGNDYQVKSGLKANERIVVSGTLKLIDGAPIVAQP; from the coding sequence GTGAAGCACACAGGTCTGCAGTTTGCAACGGGTGTATTGCTGATAGCAACACTCGGTGGTTGCGGCGGCGGCGGCGAGAGCCAGGCCCAGCAGGGACCGCCCCCCCAGGGTGTTCCCGTGCAGGTGGCGACGGTGAGCACCGCCACAGTCGTCGATTCGACCAATTATGTCGCCACGCTGATCTCGCGCCGGTCGGTCTCGATGCAGCCGCGCGTCGCCGGGCAGGTGGCCAATATCTATGTGCGCGCCGGTGCGGCGGTGGCCGCCGGCACGCCGCTCGTCCAGATCGATGCGCGCGAGCAGCAGGCCAACGTCTCCAGCTTCGAGGCGGCCCAGCGCGCCGCCCGCGCCGAGCTCGACAGCGCCGAGCAGACGCTCAGGTCCAACCAGGCCGATCGCCAGTCGCGCCTTTCAAATCTGCGCTTTCAAAAAAGGCAGTTCGACAGCTACACCCAGTTGGGCACCGAAGGCGCCGTCAGCCAGATCACGGTCGATCAATACCGGGACAGCTACGAGACGGCCAAAGCGAACGTCGATGCCATCGATTCGCAAATCAAAGCCCAGCAGGCCCAGGTTGCCCGCGCCAGAAGCGGCCTCAAGCAGGCCGAAGCGAGTCTGCGCCAACAGCAGGTGCAGGCGCAGTTCTACGCCATCCAGGCCCCCTTTGCCGGCGCTGTGGGCGATATCCCGGTCAAAGTGGGCGATTATGTCGGGACGGACACCCGGCTTTTGACGGTGACCGAGAACCGGCCCCTGGAGGTGAACGTCGCCATTCCCCAGGAGCGGGCGGTGCAGCTGCGCAAGGGCATGAGCATCGAATTGCTCGATAACCAGGGCAAAGTGGTCGGCAACGGCCGTATCTTTTTTATCGCCCCCAACATCGATACCGGCAACCAGGCGGTACTGGTCAAGGCGCTCTACGACAACCCCCAGGGCCAGTTGCGCGCCGATCAGACCGTGCAGTCGCGGGTCATCTGGAATAAGCAACCCGGGGTTCTGGTGCCGGCCACCGCCATTTCGCGGGTGGCGGGCCAGAACTTTGTTTTTGTCGCCCAGGCGCCGGAGGCGGGCAAGCTGGTGGCCCGCCAGCGCCCCGTCGTCCTTGGCGATATCCAGGGCAACGACTACCAGGTCAAATCGGGCCTCAAAGCCAACGAACGCATCGTCGTATCCGGAACGTTGAAGCTGATCGACGGCGCCCCCATCGTCGCCCAGCCCTGA
- a CDS encoding efflux RND transporter permease subunit, which yields MFVDFFIRRPIFAGVCAVIILLAGLVSIPSLPIAQYPEISPPQVTVTATYVGASAEVVEETVTTLLERQINGVEGMRYITSNSSDQGVSTIVVTFELERNKDIAAVDVQNRISTVLPQLPSLVQQTGVQISKQSGAPLLGIGLYSEKGEYTNDLLSNYADLYLVDALKRIPGVGNVQIFGERRYSMRLWLDPNRLAARSLTAQDVVNAVNEQNAQVGAGSIGQPPLDKSQSFQIGLRVLGRLQEPGEFADLVIRTNADGSLTRLKDVGRAELGAENYNSFLRFRGQDGVGLGVYPIPGSNALDIGKAVKARMAELEKSFPPGVKYRVAFDTTDFIEESAAEVIETLIIAILLVVLVMFIFLQDWKSTLIPAITIPVSLVGTFIFVKLFDFSINSLTLFGLTLATGLVVDDAIVVIENIARTSKEQCKDPKDCASDAMREVTAAVIAIALVLMAVFIPVAFFPGTTGQLYKQFALTIVFSIAISTFNALTLTPALAALLSTGQVGESRFILFRWFNIGFEAFKNGYLRVLEVLTRFKTVVVLVFIGLLGLTAWLFVKVPTAFLPEEDQGYFITLVQAPQGVSINYTSDVMRQVEKILLAQEEVEGTFAVGGFGFSGSAANSGVIFTTLKPWSERHKPEEQMLPFINRVRGPLLGIKEALVIPFNAPTIQGLSAFGGFAFELQDRGNNGIEALSATAQELIAKGNGTPGLQGLFTTFNPNSPQIVIEVDRSKAKSLNVPLSEIFNTLQTYLGSRYVNDFNLFGRTYRVYVQADEQFRANPRDVRALYVRSTSGRMVSMGELVSTEPVTAPSIVTHYNLFRNVEITGNAAPGFSSGQAIAAMEKLAAETLPASMGFEWSGISLEEKVSGGLAPFIFALGILFVYLVLAAQYESLVEPFIILLAVPLAVLGALVALSFRGIANDVYCQIGLVMLIGLASKNSILIVEFANQARERGMAIVDAALEASRERLRPILMTSFAFILGIWPLVIASGAGAASRQSLGTAVFGGMIISTFLSLFVVPILYIVIASIRERFIGSKGEPAPAQAKSEVPAE from the coding sequence ATGTTTGTCGATTTTTTCATCCGTCGGCCAATTTTTGCCGGGGTGTGCGCCGTCATCATCTTGCTGGCGGGCCTGGTGAGCATCCCTAGCCTGCCCATCGCCCAGTACCCGGAGATCAGTCCGCCCCAGGTGACGGTCACCGCCACCTACGTCGGCGCCTCGGCGGAGGTGGTCGAGGAGACGGTCACCACCCTGCTGGAGCGGCAAATCAACGGGGTGGAGGGCATGCGCTACATCACCTCCAACTCCAGCGACCAGGGGGTGAGCACGATCGTCGTCACCTTCGAGCTGGAGCGCAACAAGGACATCGCCGCCGTCGACGTGCAAAACCGTATCTCGACGGTGCTGCCGCAGCTGCCCAGTCTGGTGCAGCAGACAGGAGTACAGATCAGCAAACAGTCGGGAGCGCCTTTGTTGGGGATTGGCCTGTACTCCGAAAAAGGCGAGTACACCAACGACCTGCTCAGCAACTACGCCGATCTCTACCTGGTGGACGCCCTCAAACGGATTCCCGGCGTCGGCAACGTCCAGATCTTTGGTGAACGGCGCTACTCGATGCGGCTATGGCTAGATCCTAACCGTCTGGCCGCCCGCAGTCTCACCGCCCAGGATGTCGTCAACGCCGTCAATGAGCAGAACGCCCAGGTGGGCGCCGGGTCGATCGGCCAGCCGCCCCTCGACAAATCCCAGTCGTTTCAGATCGGCCTGCGGGTGCTCGGGCGGCTGCAAGAACCGGGTGAATTCGCCGACCTGGTGATCCGCACCAACGCCGACGGCTCGCTCACCCGCCTCAAAGATGTCGGCCGCGCCGAGTTGGGGGCTGAAAACTACAATTCGTTCCTGCGCTTTCGCGGGCAGGACGGCGTCGGCCTGGGGGTCTATCCGATTCCCGGATCCAACGCCCTCGACATCGGCAAGGCGGTCAAAGCGCGCATGGCGGAACTGGAAAAGAGCTTCCCCCCCGGAGTGAAGTATCGAGTGGCCTTCGATACGACCGACTTTATCGAAGAATCGGCGGCGGAGGTGATCGAGACCCTGATTATCGCCATCCTGCTGGTGGTGCTGGTGATGTTTATCTTCCTGCAGGACTGGAAGAGCACGCTCATCCCGGCGATTACGATTCCGGTCTCGCTGGTGGGAACGTTCATCTTCGTCAAGTTGTTCGATTTTTCAATCAACAGTTTGACCTTGTTTGGTCTGACCCTGGCCACGGGGCTGGTGGTCGACGACGCCATCGTCGTCATCGAGAATATTGCGCGAACCAGCAAAGAGCAATGTAAAGACCCGAAGGACTGCGCCTCCGACGCGATGCGCGAGGTGACTGCAGCGGTGATCGCCATCGCCCTGGTGCTGATGGCGGTGTTTATCCCGGTGGCCTTCTTCCCGGGCACCACCGGACAGCTCTACAAACAGTTCGCCCTCACCATCGTCTTTTCGATCGCCATTTCCACGTTTAACGCCCTGACCCTCACCCCGGCCCTGGCGGCATTGCTCTCCACCGGGCAGGTGGGCGAGTCGCGTTTTATCTTGTTCCGCTGGTTCAATATCGGCTTCGAAGCGTTCAAAAACGGTTATCTGCGGGTGCTGGAGGTGCTCACCCGCTTCAAGACGGTGGTGGTGTTGGTTTTTATCGGTCTATTGGGCCTGACGGCGTGGTTATTTGTAAAGGTGCCGACCGCCTTCTTGCCGGAAGAAGACCAGGGTTACTTCATCACCCTCGTCCAGGCGCCGCAGGGGGTCTCGATCAATTACACCAGCGATGTGATGCGCCAGGTGGAGAAGATTTTGCTGGCCCAGGAGGAGGTGGAAGGCACCTTCGCAGTCGGCGGCTTCGGCTTCAGCGGCAGTGCCGCCAACAGCGGCGTCATCTTCACCACCCTCAAGCCCTGGTCCGAACGGCACAAGCCTGAGGAGCAGATGCTGCCCTTTATCAACCGGGTGCGCGGACCACTGCTGGGCATTAAAGAAGCGCTTGTCATCCCCTTTAATGCTCCCACCATCCAGGGCCTCAGCGCCTTTGGCGGCTTTGCTTTTGAGCTGCAAGATCGCGGCAACAATGGCATCGAAGCGCTTTCAGCCACCGCCCAGGAACTGATTGCCAAGGGCAACGGCACCCCCGGCCTGCAGGGGCTGTTTACCACCTTCAACCCCAACTCGCCCCAGATTGTCATCGAAGTGGACCGCAGCAAGGCCAAGTCTCTGAACGTACCCCTCTCGGAGATCTTCAATACCCTGCAGACTTATCTGGGTTCGCGCTACGTCAACGACTTCAACCTGTTCGGGCGCACCTACCGCGTCTACGTGCAGGCGGATGAGCAATTCCGCGCCAACCCCCGCGACGTGCGCGCCCTCTACGTGCGCTCCACCTCCGGCCGCATGGTCTCGATGGGCGAACTGGTGAGCACCGAGCCGGTGACAGCACCCTCGATCGTCACCCACTACAACCTGTTTCGCAACGTCGAAATCACCGGCAACGCCGCCCCGGGATTCAGTTCCGGCCAGGCGATCGCGGCGATGGAGAAACTGGCGGCAGAGACCTTGCCTGCCAGCATGGGCTTCGAGTGGTCCGGTATCTCACTGGAGGAAAAAGTTTCCGGCGGCCTGGCGCCGTTTATCTTTGCCCTCGGGATCTTGTTTGTCTATCTGGTGCTCGCCGCCCAGTACGAGAGCCTGGTGGAGCCGTTCATCATTTTGCTCGCGGTGCCGCTGGCGGTACTGGGAGCATTGGTGGCATTGTCGTTTCGAGGGATAGCCAACGACGTCTATTGCCAGATCGGCCTGGTGATGCTGATTGGTCTTGCGAGTAAAAACTCCATTTTGATCGTCGAATTTGCCAACCAGGCGCGAGAGAGAGGCATGGCGATCGTCGATGCGGCCTTGGAGGCTTCTCGCGAGCGGCTGCGGCCCATCTTGATGACCTCCTTCGCATTTATCCTGGGCATCTGGCCGCTGGTGATCGCCTCCGGCGCCGGGGCGGCGAGCCGCCAGTCGCTGGGCACGGCGGTCTTCGGCGGCATGATCATCTCGACGTTTTTGAGCCTCTTCGTGGTGCCGATTCTCTATATCGTGATCGCTTCCATCCGCGAGCGATTCATCGGTAGCAAGGGCGAACCCGCGCCGGCCCAGGCCAAAAGCGAAGTCCCGGCCGAATAA
- a CDS encoding sulfite exporter TauE/SafE family protein has protein sequence MTILALTGLIWIGSLLAGFLGALTGLGGGVVIVPLLTLVFGVDIHYAIGASLVSVAATSSAAAAVYLKQGFANIRIALVLELATTLGAVGGAVLALQLPTAAIAVLFGLALLLSAYLSARPPQPRPEPQAADKLAEALELAGEYPDAAGPQSYQVRSVGIGFGLMGVAGMLSGLLGIGSGALKVLAMDQVMGIPFKVSTATSNFMIGVTAAASAGVYLSRGYIDPGLTMPVMLGVLVGSLLGARVFIAAKPKLLRPVFAGVIALLAVQMIAGAFGGRFVDGAL, from the coding sequence GTGACGATCCTGGCGTTGACGGGGCTCATCTGGATAGGCTCGCTGCTGGCGGGTTTTCTGGGGGCACTCACCGGTCTGGGCGGGGGCGTGGTGATCGTGCCGCTGTTGACGCTGGTATTTGGAGTCGATATCCACTACGCGATCGGTGCGTCGCTGGTGTCGGTGGCGGCCACTTCCTCGGCGGCGGCGGCGGTCTACCTCAAGCAGGGTTTTGCCAATATTCGGATCGCTCTGGTGTTGGAATTGGCCACCACCCTTGGGGCGGTGGGCGGGGCGGTGCTCGCCCTGCAGCTACCCACTGCGGCAATTGCGGTGCTGTTCGGTCTGGCGCTGTTGCTGTCGGCCTATCTCTCGGCGCGTCCGCCCCAGCCGCGCCCGGAGCCTCAGGCCGCAGACAAACTGGCGGAGGCGCTCGAACTGGCGGGTGAGTACCCGGATGCGGCCGGGCCGCAATCCTACCAGGTGCGCTCGGTGGGCATCGGATTTGGCCTGATGGGGGTGGCGGGGATGCTCTCGGGTTTGTTGGGCATCGGCTCGGGGGCGCTCAAGGTGCTGGCGATGGACCAGGTGATGGGCATTCCCTTTAAAGTCTCCACCGCCACCAGCAACTTCATGATCGGGGTAACCGCCGCCGCAAGCGCCGGGGTCTACTTGAGCCGGGGCTATATCGATCCGGGGCTGACGATGCCGGTGATGCTCGGGGTGCTGGTGGGCTCGCTGCTCGGGGCGCGGGTGTTCATCGCCGCCAAACCGAAGCTCTTGCGGCCGGTGTTTGCCGGGGTGATTGCGCTGTTGGCCGTTCAAATGATCGCCGGGGCTTTCGGTGGGAGGTTCGTCGATGGAGCGCTCTGA
- a CDS encoding DUF1634 domain-containing protein → MERSDGDRALQKQMGLLLRAGVLISAAIVAAGGGLYLAGEGAGIPDYGVFHSEPDELRSLFAIVESARALDSRGLMQLGLLVVLATPVAGVVLELVTFARRRNILYVGIAAIVLAVLVHSLMSS, encoded by the coding sequence ATGGAGCGCTCTGACGGCGATCGCGCGCTGCAGAAGCAGATGGGTCTATTGCTACGCGCCGGGGTCCTGATTTCCGCTGCGATCGTCGCCGCTGGCGGTGGGTTGTACCTGGCGGGCGAAGGAGCTGGCATTCCCGATTACGGGGTCTTTCACTCCGAACCGGATGAGTTGCGCAGCCTGTTTGCGATCGTCGAATCGGCCCGCGCCCTCGATAGCCGCGGCCTGATGCAGTTGGGTCTGCTGGTGGTACTGGCGACGCCGGTGGCGGGGGTGGTGCTCGAACTGGTCACCTTTGCGCGCCGCCGCAACATTCTGTACGTTGGAATTGCCGCGATCGTGCTGGCGGTACTGGTTCACAGTTTGATGTCCAGTTAG
- a CDS encoding LysR substrate-binding domain-containing protein, with amino-acid sequence MTLEQLRIFIAVAEHLHFTRAAQTLHLTQPAVSAAIASLEGEYAVPLFHRVGRHVELAEAGRLLLEQARKIMKQVEYTQRVLQELKGLERGELFIAASQTIANYWLPIRLHRFHQAYPGIHVRLTIDSSPNITRQVLEGSADLGLVEGKTEPNEQLSDEEIAGDHLVLIVGRSHPWWEKEHITFADLTEVQWVVRETGSGTRVLFEDELELEGIDPHKLPIALELPSGEMIKAAVEAGAGVAVISELLVTREVKLGTLRTPEGVRLRRPFRLLMHRQRHPTKASLALVHSLSEVTQVL; translated from the coding sequence ATGACCCTTGAACAGTTGCGCATCTTTATCGCCGTCGCCGAGCACCTGCACTTTACGCGCGCCGCCCAGACTTTGCATCTGACCCAACCGGCGGTCAGCGCCGCCATCGCTTCGCTCGAAGGCGAGTACGCCGTGCCCTTGTTTCACCGCGTCGGTCGCCACGTCGAACTGGCGGAAGCCGGACGGTTGCTGCTGGAGCAGGCGCGCAAGATCATGAAGCAAGTCGAGTACACCCAGCGGGTTCTGCAGGAACTCAAAGGTCTTGAGCGCGGCGAGCTGTTTATCGCCGCGAGCCAGACGATCGCCAACTACTGGCTGCCCATCCGCCTGCACCGCTTTCATCAGGCCTATCCTGGCATTCATGTGCGCCTGACTATCGACAGCAGCCCCAACATTACCCGCCAGGTGCTGGAGGGCTCCGCCGACCTGGGGCTGGTCGAGGGCAAGACCGAACCCAACGAGCAACTGAGCGACGAGGAGATCGCAGGCGATCATTTGGTGCTCATCGTCGGGCGCTCGCACCCCTGGTGGGAAAAAGAACACATCACCTTTGCAGATCTCACCGAGGTGCAGTGGGTGGTGCGCGAGACCGGTTCCGGCACACGGGTGCTTTTTGAGGACGAACTGGAACTGGAGGGGATCGATCCCCACAAGTTGCCCATCGCCCTGGAGTTGCCGAGCGGCGAGATGATCAAAGCGGCGGTGGAGGCCGGGGCCGGGGTGGCGGTCATCTCCGAACTCCTGGTTACCCGCGAAGTCAAACTCGGCACGCTGCGCACCCCCGAAGGCGTGCGCCTCCGGCGTCCCTTTCGGTTGCTGATGCACCGGCAGCGGCACCCTACCAAGGCGTCGCTTGCCCTGGTCCACTCCCTAAGCGAAGTCACCCAGGTACTCTAA
- a CDS encoding acylphosphatase: MATVVRAHLWIGGKVQGVYFRAATREAAQRQGVAGWVRNLPDGRVEAVFEGPPAAVERLVGWCRQGPPAAVVEGVRVEYEPPEGLAHFEVLRS; encoded by the coding sequence GTGGCCACAGTAGTACGCGCCCACCTCTGGATCGGCGGCAAAGTGCAGGGTGTGTACTTTCGGGCGGCTACCCGCGAAGCAGCGCAGCGCCAGGGCGTGGCCGGGTGGGTGCGCAATCTCCCGGATGGCCGGGTGGAGGCGGTCTTCGAAGGCCCGCCCGCCGCTGTCGAGCGACTTGTCGGCTGGTGCCGCCAGGGACCGCCCGCGGCCGTAGTCGAAGGGGTGCGCGTCGAATACGAGCCTCCCGAGGGTCTGGCCCACTTCGAGGTGCTGCGTTCGTAG
- a CDS encoding DUF4926 domain-containing protein has product MDDIQLLDVVRLRVDLSVEHLVAGTKGTVVEVFSPNDFLVEFADEDGHTLAMPALRREQLQVVWRSSQGIA; this is encoded by the coding sequence ATGGACGATATCCAATTGTTGGACGTGGTTCGCCTGAGAGTGGATTTGTCAGTCGAGCACTTGGTGGCTGGGACGAAGGGCACTGTGGTCGAAGTCTTCTCGCCCAATGACTTTCTGGTGGAGTTTGCCGACGAGGACGGCCATACGCTGGCGATGCCAGCCCTGCGTCGCGAGCAATTGCAGGTCGTCTGGCGGTCGTCACAAGGCATTGCCTGA
- a CDS encoding SgcJ/EcaC family oxidoreductase: protein MERERIRVLIEQAKQAWLAADGEAFARLFAEDGLFIVPGQRWQGREAIRQAVEQFGENYSHIKIDLHQIAIDGERAVIEWTWEDFNKSTTKRTRAEDAIVVDFSNGAIRRWREYIDAETPKQPD, encoded by the coding sequence ATGGAGCGGGAGCGAATTCGGGTACTGATCGAACAGGCGAAACAAGCCTGGCTCGCGGCCGATGGCGAAGCGTTCGCGCGTCTGTTTGCCGAAGATGGGCTGTTCATTGTGCCAGGACAGCGATGGCAGGGTCGGGAGGCAATCCGCCAGGCCGTGGAGCAATTTGGCGAAAACTACTCGCACATCAAAATCGACCTGCATCAGATTGCCATCGACGGAGAGCGAGCGGTCATCGAGTGGACCTGGGAAGATTTCAACAAATCCACCACAAAGCGCACCCGGGCGGAGGACGCTATCGTCGTCGACTTCAGCAACGGCGCCATCCGCCGCTGGCGCGAGTATATCGACGCCGAGACACCCAAGCAGCCCGACTGA
- a CDS encoding PadR family transcriptional regulator, which translates to MTYAILAVLAQRPASGYEIFKRFEGAGAYLWQATHQQIYRELNGMEALGYVTATAGATCGQRPARRVHRITEQGLQQLADWIAEPCDLAPTREPLAVKLLAGHLASPQTISRELERHRLAHRRKLLALQKQADDHFADPMALSTQQQLQYLALRRAIGEETAWLAWFEESAKLLGIRFGTPERAPIHG; encoded by the coding sequence TTGACCTACGCAATCCTGGCTGTGCTGGCCCAGCGGCCCGCAAGCGGCTATGAGATCTTTAAGCGCTTCGAGGGTGCCGGAGCGTACCTCTGGCAGGCTACCCACCAGCAAATCTACCGGGAGCTAAACGGTATGGAGGCGCTCGGGTACGTCACGGCCACAGCCGGGGCGACTTGCGGCCAACGTCCGGCCCGGCGCGTCCACCGGATCACCGAGCAGGGCCTGCAGCAACTGGCCGATTGGATAGCCGAACCGTGCGATCTCGCTCCGACCCGCGAACCGCTCGCGGTCAAACTGCTGGCGGGCCACCTCGCCTCCCCACAGACCATCAGCCGGGAACTGGAGCGCCATCGCCTCGCGCACCGGCGCAAGCTGCTCGCCCTACAAAAGCAGGCGGACGACCACTTTGCCGACCCGATGGCCCTCTCGACCCAGCAGCAGTTGCAATATCTGGCCTTGCGTCGGGCCATCGGCGAGGAAACGGCCTGGCTCGCCTGGTTTGAAGAGTCCGCAAAACTGTTGGGAATCCGCTTCGGCACACCCGAGCGCGCTCCGATACACGGATAG
- a CDS encoding vanadium-dependent haloperoxidase yields MPTHSRRFLVGALGALGTGALLAPQWLIRSAAAATEPSAVILWNQAALAAVRKTRMNPPVTARALAILHTCIYDAWAIHDERARPSEAIARRPASERRPDRQGEAVDFAAHQALVELFPSETAAFNELLCRLGRRPGGSDPDTAGNIGRMAAEAVIARRRTDGANQLGDLAAGPYADYTDYQPVNPPDRLIDPDRWQPIRLPDSKGGTRLQKFIVPHWYKVKPFALTSAAQFRPPAPCGKDATEYRRQAEELVQMVAALGDREKLISEYWIDGPGSETPPGHWCLLAQHVAARDGHTLAADVQMFFALTNALFDTSIAAWDVKRAYDAVRPYTAIRYLFANAQIPCWAGPGLGVRTMAGAEWVPYQHAGDLTPPHPEYVSGHSAFSAAAAAILRQFTGSDNFGASHTQAAGTCKIEPGLVPARDLTLRWPTFTAAADEAGLSRRLGGIHFKAADFEGRRLGRAVADRVWGKARAYIVGA; encoded by the coding sequence GTGCCTACCCACTCCCGCCGCTTTTTGGTGGGCGCCCTGGGCGCCCTTGGCACCGGGGCGCTCCTCGCTCCCCAATGGCTGATCCGCAGCGCTGCCGCTGCTACCGAGCCCAGTGCGGTCATCCTCTGGAACCAGGCCGCCCTCGCGGCCGTGCGCAAGACGCGCATGAACCCGCCGGTCACCGCCCGCGCCCTGGCCATCCTCCACACCTGCATCTACGACGCCTGGGCCATCCACGACGAGCGGGCGCGGCCGAGCGAAGCCATCGCCCGCCGCCCCGCCTCCGAGCGCCGCCCCGACCGCCAGGGTGAAGCGGTCGATTTTGCCGCCCACCAGGCGCTTGTCGAGCTGTTCCCCAGCGAAACGGCCGCCTTCAACGAGCTGTTGTGCCGCCTCGGCCGCCGGCCCGGTGGCTCTGATCCCGATACGGCAGGCAACATCGGCCGCATGGCGGCCGAGGCGGTCATCGCCCGCCGCCGCACCGACGGCGCCAACCAGTTAGGCGATCTTGCCGCCGGTCCCTATGCCGACTACACGGACTATCAACCGGTCAATCCCCCCGACCGGCTGATCGATCCCGACCGCTGGCAACCGATCCGCCTGCCGGACAGCAAAGGCGGCACGCGCCTCCAGAAATTCATCGTTCCCCACTGGTACAAGGTGAAGCCCTTCGCCCTGACGAGTGCTGCCCAATTCCGTCCGCCCGCTCCCTGCGGCAAGGACGCCACCGAATACCGCCGCCAGGCCGAGGAACTCGTGCAGATGGTGGCCGCCCTCGGCGACCGCGAGAAGCTGATCAGCGAATACTGGATCGACGGCCCCGGCAGCGAGACGCCGCCGGGTCACTGGTGCCTGTTGGCCCAACACGTAGCGGCGCGGGACGGCCACACCCTGGCCGCCGATGTGCAGATGTTCTTTGCGCTCACCAACGCCCTATTCGACACCAGCATCGCCGCCTGGGACGTCAAGCGCGCCTACGACGCGGTGCGCCCCTACACCGCCATCCGCTATCTGTTCGCAAACGCGCAGATACCGTGCTGGGCCGGTCCCGGCCTCGGCGTGCGGACAATGGCAGGTGCCGAGTGGGTGCCTTATCAGCACGCGGGCGATCTCACCCCACCCCACCCCGAGTACGTCTCCGGCCACAGCGCCTTCAGCGCCGCCGCCGCCGCCATCCTGCGCCAGTTCACCGGCAGCGACAATTTTGGCGCCTCCCACACCCAGGCCGCCGGGACCTGCAAGATCGAGCCTGGATTGGTGCCCGCCCGGGATCTGACGCTGCGCTGGCCGACGTTCACCGCTGCGGCGGACGAGGCGGGTCTGTCGCGCCGCCTGGGCGGCATCCACTTCAAAGCCGCCGACTTTGAAGGTCGCCGCCTGGGCCGGGCCGTGGCCGATCGGGTCTGGGGCAAAGCCCGCGCCTACATCGTCGGTGCCTAA
- a CDS encoding acyl-CoA thioesterase — protein MIAIEPPKAAAAPRGRRAFEYRHTVSFEETNLVGNVYFANHLRWQGRCREMFLREHAPQVLEALNAGLALVTVRVACEYFNEFLAFDQVLIEMRLGHLAQNRVTMLFEYWRLGGGGRELMARGEQQAASMRRAGEKMVAAPFPPQMLEAFRRFSDS, from the coding sequence ATGATCGCCATCGAACCGCCCAAAGCCGCAGCCGCCCCCCGGGGGCGGCGGGCCTTCGAGTACCGCCACACCGTCAGCTTCGAGGAGACCAACCTGGTGGGCAACGTCTACTTCGCCAACCACCTGCGCTGGCAGGGCCGTTGCCGGGAGATGTTCCTGCGCGAGCACGCTCCCCAGGTGCTCGAAGCATTGAACGCCGGTTTAGCTCTGGTGACCGTGCGGGTCGCCTGCGAATACTTCAACGAATTCCTCGCCTTCGACCAGGTGCTCATCGAGATGCGTCTGGGCCACCTCGCCCAGAACCGCGTGACGATGCTGTTTGAATACTGGCGGCTTGGCGGCGGTGGGCGCGAATTGATGGCCCGCGGCGAACAGCAGGCCGCCAGCATGCGCCGCGCGGGCGAAAAGATGGTGGCCGCGCCCTTTCCACCGCAGATGCTCGAAGCTTTCCGCCGATTCAGCGACTCCTGA